The following coding sequences are from one Shewanella violacea DSS12 window:
- a CDS encoding phosphomannomutase — MLLSSDVIKKSGIAFGTSGARGLVTQFTNEVCAAFTHAFVATQRQNFTFTHVAIAIDNRPSSFRMAMACAKALEHLDIEVIYYGVVPTPALAYAAMQDNTPSIMVTGSHIPFDRNGLKFYRPDGEISKSDEQEILSTRAEYAPFEDIPNLTVNSSAARLYIQRYTSLFDTSLLSGKRIGIYEHSSAGRDLYSEIFSALGAEVIALERSDEFVPIDTEAVSDEDIAKARTWSKQYALDAIFSTDGDGDRPLVADENGTWLRGDILGLLCANALHIEALAIPVNSNTAIESCAYFSHVKRTRIGSPYVIAEFSALAKDYDVIAGFEANGGFLLASDVKLKQDTLKALPTRDAVLPALMLFAEAKHKTISSLVDSLPKRVTYSDRIKNFPRERSQIILTLGQENPHRLLQALGFEAVSIHSLDCTDGLRMTLTDQRIIHLRPSGNAPELRCYAEADSVEVATNLVSLCLKNIINCGFVDSLSE, encoded by the coding sequence ATGTTATTGAGTTCTGATGTGATTAAAAAGAGTGGTATAGCCTTTGGCACCAGCGGTGCACGTGGGCTGGTCACTCAATTTACCAATGAGGTTTGTGCGGCTTTCACCCATGCATTCGTCGCTACTCAGCGACAAAACTTCACTTTCACTCATGTCGCCATAGCGATTGATAATCGCCCTAGCAGTTTTAGGATGGCAATGGCCTGTGCCAAGGCGCTGGAACACTTAGATATCGAAGTGATTTACTATGGCGTTGTGCCAACACCCGCACTAGCATATGCCGCAATGCAAGATAACACCCCTAGTATCATGGTGACCGGAAGCCACATTCCATTTGACCGTAATGGCCTTAAGTTCTACCGCCCCGACGGTGAGATCAGTAAATCTGATGAACAAGAGATCTTAAGTACTAGAGCTGAGTATGCCCCTTTCGAAGATATCCCTAACCTTACAGTGAACTCCAGTGCTGCAAGACTTTATATCCAACGCTACACATCATTGTTTGATACTTCACTTCTGTCGGGCAAGCGTATTGGCATTTATGAACACTCGAGTGCGGGGCGTGACTTATATTCCGAAATATTCTCGGCCCTAGGCGCCGAAGTCATAGCTTTAGAGCGAAGTGATGAATTTGTGCCTATCGATACCGAGGCTGTGTCCGATGAGGACATAGCTAAGGCGCGTACCTGGTCAAAACAATATGCCCTCGATGCCATATTCTCAACCGATGGTGATGGCGACCGTCCCTTAGTTGCCGATGAGAATGGCACTTGGCTGCGGGGTGATATTTTAGGCTTACTCTGTGCCAATGCGCTACACATAGAGGCCCTGGCAATACCCGTTAATAGCAATACGGCCATCGAGAGCTGCGCTTACTTCTCTCATGTGAAACGAACTAGGATTGGCTCCCCCTATGTTATTGCTGAGTTTTCAGCTCTAGCAAAAGACTATGACGTAATTGCAGGTTTTGAAGCAAACGGGGGCTTCTTGCTCGCCAGCGATGTGAAACTTAAGCAAGATACACTTAAAGCCCTGCCGACTCGAGATGCCGTGTTACCGGCATTAATGCTATTTGCAGAGGCTAAGCATAAGACTATTTCATCTTTAGTCGACTCCCTCCCCAAAAGAGTGACATATAGCGACCGTATAAAAAACTTCCCTAGGGAGCGTAGCCAAATCATCCTGACTCTAGGCCAAGAAAATCCCCATCGACTACTCCAAGCCCTGGGATTTGAAGCGGTATCAATTCATAGCCTAGATTGCACCGATGGCTTACGAATGACCCTCACAGACCAGAGAATAATCCACCTACGCCCCTCGGGGAATGCGCCTGAACTCAGATGCTACGCTGAAGCTGATAGCGTCGAAGTAGCAACAAAT
- a CDS encoding BamA/TamA family outer membrane protein, with amino-acid sequence MLTDDEAFEREDTSPKITKKKLIRKIVVSSNPIFDESDPDAFFIHRWANYLHINTREHVILNKLSLESGDRVTQKDLDEAQRLLRYEPYIRDAKVSLIEKGPDADITEEGDTLLVETWDNWSLLPTVSLGHSGGESKYSIGIKEDNLLGYGIRTRIKYQSNADRSGYKISLQAPLDSFIKHSKVAFNYQDNSDGEATQFYFNKPFYTLDTQDMYSLMYSDDLRVDTLRQNGADINEFEQEHNFNSLMYGWRLNKGDNFRTRITTGITQDKSQFSNIEKYPDSQLPQNRDFLYPWVAYEYLQDDFKVLNNVRLINYNEDFNLGWNHYFKFGLETQDTGDSSSLGYHLNWRTTRGYQADAELLLLSFDGSAVLATSQKDFYKVNLMTEYFYQISPKWTAYLKTRLSTSQNNYLDKTFSLGDNTGIRGYPNDYQHGDNQWLLTTEIRHYPNINLYQLAELGWAAFVDVGQAYGGADENNEVSGPIGSIGIGARIYSSRSSYGNVAHIDFSLPFTSGVEVNNWEWRFQVRNRF; translated from the coding sequence ATGCTCACTGACGATGAGGCTTTTGAACGAGAGGACACCAGCCCAAAGATCACCAAGAAAAAACTCATCCGCAAAATTGTAGTCTCTAGTAATCCCATCTTCGATGAATCAGATCCCGATGCATTTTTTATCCATCGCTGGGCTAATTATCTGCATATTAATACCCGTGAACATGTCATTCTCAATAAACTAAGCCTAGAGAGCGGCGATAGAGTCACACAGAAAGATCTCGACGAAGCTCAGCGCCTGTTGAGGTATGAGCCCTACATACGCGACGCTAAAGTTAGCCTGATAGAAAAAGGGCCCGATGCAGATATTACCGAAGAGGGAGATACCTTACTGGTTGAAACTTGGGATAACTGGTCTCTGTTACCGACAGTCAGCTTAGGTCATAGCGGCGGTGAGAGTAAATATTCCATAGGCATTAAGGAAGATAACTTACTTGGCTACGGTATACGCACCCGAATTAAGTACCAATCTAACGCCGATAGAAGTGGCTATAAAATTTCACTGCAAGCCCCTCTGGATAGTTTTATCAAGCACTCAAAAGTCGCCTTCAATTATCAAGATAATAGCGACGGAGAGGCGACACAGTTTTACTTCAATAAGCCCTTCTATACCTTAGATACTCAAGATATGTATTCACTCATGTATAGCGACGATCTCAGGGTCGATACCCTTAGACAAAATGGCGCAGACATCAATGAATTTGAACAAGAGCACAATTTCAATAGCCTAATGTATGGCTGGCGTCTGAATAAGGGGGACAACTTTAGGACTCGAATCACCACAGGTATCACCCAAGATAAAAGCCAATTTTCCAACATTGAAAAATACCCCGACTCACAGCTCCCCCAAAACAGAGATTTTCTCTATCCCTGGGTCGCCTATGAGTATTTGCAAGATGACTTTAAGGTGCTGAACAATGTTCGCCTCATCAACTATAACGAAGACTTTAACTTAGGCTGGAATCATTACTTTAAGTTCGGATTGGAAACCCAAGATACCGGGGACAGCTCTTCCCTTGGCTACCACCTCAACTGGAGAACGACTCGAGGCTATCAGGCCGACGCAGAGCTTCTGCTGCTGTCATTCGACGGTTCCGCAGTTTTGGCCACCAGCCAGAAAGACTTCTATAAAGTAAACCTGATGACGGAATACTTCTATCAGATAAGTCCAAAGTGGACGGCTTACCTTAAGACCAGACTCAGTACATCTCAGAATAACTATTTAGATAAGACCTTTTCTCTGGGCGATAACACAGGTATACGTGGCTACCCCAACGATTACCAGCATGGGGATAATCAATGGTTATTGACCACAGAGATCCGTCACTACCCCAATATAAACTTGTATCAGCTCGCCGAACTCGGTTGGGCTGCATTTGTCGATGTAGGGCAGGCCTATGGCGGGGCAGATGAGAATAATGAAGTATCGGGCCCCATAGGCAGTATAGGCATAGGTGCGAGAATCTATTCATCTCGCTCCAGTTACGGTAACGTGGCTCACATAGACTTCAGCCTGCCTTTCACCTCAGGTGTAGAGGTCAATAACTGGGAGTGGCGCTTCCAGGTAAGAAACCGTTTCTAG
- a CDS encoding mannose-1-phosphate guanylyltransferase/mannose-6-phosphate isomerase — protein MILPVIMAGGSGSRLWPLSRQMFPKQFLTLSGDSSMLQSTAMRLQGIEHAPAMVICNEEHRFSVAEQFRANNIPNSGIILEPVGRNTAPAIALAAFTAVKNNDDPLLLVLAADHLIKNEPAFRQSVKAATEFALAGKLVTFGIVPTAPETGYGYIKHGEAYANGAGYCVAEFVEKPNKATAQAYLDSKNYYWNSGMFLFKASRYLDELKTHSPEIYAACEKAIANTAQDFDFLRVDKAAFEACPDNSIDYAVMEPLCSSQGSDKVVVVPMDCGWSDVGSWSALWEVQDKDSNGNAFQGDVISIDTSNSYVHASHKLVATIGLEDVIIVETKDAILVSKQTEVQQVKKIVEQLKANQRSEWQHHREVYRPWGKYDSIDYGKRFQVKHITVNPGAKLSVQMHHHRAEHWIVVSGTARVTNGDQEILLTENQSTYIPIGTVHSLENPGKIPLELIEVQSGSYLGEDDIVRLEDRYGRKDEQV, from the coding sequence ATGATTTTACCTGTAATCATGGCTGGCGGATCAGGCTCACGACTCTGGCCCTTGTCGCGACAGATGTTCCCCAAACAGTTTCTCACCTTGAGCGGTGATAGCTCTATGTTACAGAGCACGGCCATGCGCCTACAAGGGATCGAGCATGCTCCAGCCATGGTGATCTGTAATGAAGAACACAGGTTTTCGGTAGCAGAGCAGTTTCGGGCCAATAATATCCCCAATAGCGGCATAATTCTTGAGCCTGTTGGGCGCAACACGGCTCCGGCTATCGCCTTGGCAGCATTCACCGCAGTTAAAAATAATGATGACCCCTTATTGCTAGTGTTAGCTGCCGATCACCTGATTAAAAATGAACCAGCATTTCGTCAATCAGTAAAAGCGGCCACCGAATTTGCCCTAGCAGGCAAGCTAGTTACCTTCGGTATTGTGCCTACGGCGCCAGAAACTGGTTATGGCTACATAAAGCACGGCGAGGCATATGCGAACGGCGCAGGCTATTGTGTGGCTGAGTTTGTGGAGAAACCAAATAAGGCGACGGCTCAAGCCTATCTGGATAGCAAGAACTACTATTGGAACAGCGGCATGTTCCTGTTTAAAGCCAGTCGCTACTTAGACGAACTTAAGACTCACAGCCCGGAGATCTATGCCGCATGTGAAAAAGCTATCGCCAATACTGCCCAGGACTTCGACTTTTTACGGGTGGATAAAGCCGCATTTGAGGCATGCCCAGATAACTCCATAGATTACGCCGTCATGGAGCCTTTGTGCAGTAGCCAAGGCTCAGATAAAGTTGTGGTCGTTCCCATGGATTGTGGCTGGAGTGACGTAGGTAGCTGGTCTGCTCTTTGGGAAGTGCAAGACAAAGACAGTAACGGCAATGCCTTTCAAGGCGATGTGATTAGCATAGATACCAGTAATTCCTATGTACATGCTAGCCACAAGCTAGTGGCAACCATAGGCCTCGAAGATGTGATAATTGTTGAAACTAAAGATGCTATTTTAGTTTCAAAACAGACAGAAGTTCAGCAGGTTAAAAAGATCGTTGAGCAATTAAAAGCAAACCAACGCAGTGAATGGCAGCACCATAGAGAAGTATATCGCCCCTGGGGAAAATATGATTCCATCGACTATGGTAAGCGTTTTCAGGTAAAACATATTACGGTAAACCCAGGCGCAAAACTGTCGGTTCAGATGCATCACCACAGGGCCGAACATTGGATAGTGGTATCCGGAACCGCAAGAGTTACCAATGGGGATCAAGAGATCTTATTGACTGAAAATCAGTCCACATACATACCCATAGGCACAGTCCACTCACTTGAAAACCCGGGTAAAATTCCGTTGGAACTTATCGAAGTGCAATCGGGTTCCTATCTTGGTGAGGATGATATTGTACGCCTCGAAGATCGCTACGGCCGTAAAGATGAGCAGGTATAG